Proteins co-encoded in one Halorussus salinus genomic window:
- a CDS encoding Vms1/Ankzf1 family peptidyl-tRNA hydrolase, giving the protein MLDELLGRAELKDRIADLEDDKRHLERQLEAEQERRSEAATARQEAEQRVNRLEDRIAELEDRVERTESDDPDLDFRGVETVRGDRLGELLARLDSVETDAEGALTAMVGDGDRGLPTAVEEAFGDHASLVGRARPCLAVTDDAGLVSAALVPPVAPDPFAEWGEEFRIDREWFLPTGQFALALVRSDVFAVGTYEGRERVEFSGFESDVKSDHSKGGFSQGRFERRRDAQIDEHLEKCEEAIEAALAESSADRLFVVGQRTLLGEFEERADATSAVDATGKPDEALADAFHEFWTTRLYRI; this is encoded by the coding sequence ATGCTCGACGAGTTGCTCGGGCGCGCGGAGTTGAAAGACCGCATCGCCGACCTCGAAGACGACAAGCGCCACCTCGAACGCCAGTTGGAGGCCGAACAGGAACGTCGCTCCGAAGCCGCGACCGCGCGTCAGGAGGCCGAACAGCGCGTCAACCGACTGGAAGACCGCATCGCCGAGTTGGAGGACAGAGTCGAGCGCACCGAGTCCGACGACCCGGACCTCGACTTCCGAGGAGTCGAGACAGTCCGAGGAGACCGCCTCGGGGAACTCCTCGCGCGCCTCGACTCCGTCGAGACCGACGCCGAGGGCGCGCTGACCGCGATGGTCGGCGACGGTGACCGGGGACTGCCCACGGCAGTCGAGGAGGCCTTCGGCGACCACGCCTCGCTGGTCGGGCGGGCGCGGCCCTGCCTCGCGGTCACCGACGACGCCGGGCTGGTGAGCGCGGCGCTGGTCCCGCCGGTCGCGCCCGACCCCTTCGCCGAGTGGGGCGAGGAGTTCCGAATCGACCGCGAGTGGTTCCTCCCGACCGGTCAGTTCGCGCTGGCGCTGGTCCGCTCGGACGTGTTCGCGGTCGGCACCTACGAGGGCCGCGAGCGCGTCGAGTTCTCGGGCTTCGAGAGCGACGTGAAGAGCGACCACTCGAAGGGCGGGTTCTCGCAGGGTCGGTTCGAGCGTCGCCGCGACGCCCAAATCGACGAGCATCTGGAGAAGTGCGAGGAGGCCATCGAGGCGGCGCTGGCCGAGTCGTCGGCCGACCGCCTGTTCGTCGTCGGCCAGCGCACCCTCCTCGGCGAGTTCGAGGAGCGCGCGGACGCGACGAGCGCGGTGGACGCCACCGGGAAACCGGACGAGGCGCTGGCCGACGCCTTCCACGAGTTCTGGACGACGCGACTCTACCGCATCTGA
- a CDS encoding dihydrolipoyl dehydrogenase family protein, whose translation MPEFDIIVLGGGTGNVVASAAADEGLDVALVERDRLGGTCLNRGCNPSKKLVHRADVVRTVQQADALGVEASVEEIRFADIVDEVIGKITAEAESKAETARESDRITFYRTEGRFVGERTVEVDSTAESEGAGGGPVELTSERIVLAGGSRPVIPDSIEGTDEVAFLTSADALRLRERPDSLVVVGGGYIAAEMSHFFDAMGAEVTVVGHADRLVDREDPEIARHLTDAYAERHEVHTGYEVTELAEDAPNGRDRGEGDGSDESRDASGHDDGEKVVRAESEEGDEITVRGDEILLATGRRPNADAWNVEAAGIDTDEEGFVETNEYLETSADGVWAIGDVAGNYMFKHSGDKEAEYAVRNAVRGERAAVEYPGMAHAIFGSPQVGSLGKTEDELDGDYSVGIFAYDRTALGSALETDGFAKAIAAPDGEVLGFHVVGPHASMLIHEVATGVAAGADADRIAETVHVHPALSEVVQGAFREARGFPPTGI comes from the coding sequence ATGCCCGAGTTCGACATCATCGTCCTCGGCGGGGGAACCGGGAACGTCGTGGCGTCGGCCGCGGCCGACGAGGGACTGGACGTGGCGCTGGTCGAGCGCGACAGGCTCGGTGGAACCTGCCTGAATCGGGGCTGTAACCCCTCGAAGAAGCTGGTTCACCGAGCCGACGTGGTTCGGACCGTCCAGCAGGCCGACGCGCTCGGCGTCGAAGCCAGCGTCGAGGAGATACGCTTCGCCGACATCGTAGACGAGGTGATAGGCAAGATAACCGCCGAAGCGGAGTCGAAGGCGGAGACCGCCCGCGAGAGCGACCGGATTACCTTCTACCGGACCGAGGGTCGGTTCGTCGGCGAGCGGACGGTCGAAGTGGACTCGACAGCCGAGAGCGAAGGCGCTGGCGGCGGTCCGGTGGAACTCACAAGCGAGCGAATCGTCCTCGCTGGCGGCTCCCGACCCGTGATACCGGACTCCATCGAGGGGACCGACGAGGTGGCGTTCCTGACGAGCGCCGACGCGCTCCGGCTCCGGGAGCGCCCGGACAGCCTCGTCGTGGTCGGCGGCGGCTACATCGCGGCCGAGATGAGTCACTTCTTCGACGCGATGGGGGCCGAGGTGACCGTCGTCGGACACGCCGACCGGTTGGTAGACCGCGAGGACCCCGAAATCGCCCGCCACCTGACCGACGCCTACGCCGAGCGCCACGAGGTCCACACCGGTTACGAGGTGACGGAACTGGCCGAAGACGCTCCGAACGGGCGCGATAGAGGCGAGGGCGACGGGAGCGACGAGAGCCGCGACGCCAGTGGTCACGACGATGGCGAGAAAGTCGTCCGCGCGGAGTCCGAGGAGGGCGACGAAATAACGGTCCGAGGAGACGAGATACTGTTGGCGACGGGCCGCCGCCCGAACGCCGACGCGTGGAACGTCGAGGCGGCGGGCATCGACACCGACGAGGAGGGGTTCGTGGAGACGAACGAGTACCTCGAAACGTCGGCCGACGGGGTGTGGGCAATCGGCGACGTAGCGGGCAACTACATGTTCAAACACTCCGGCGACAAGGAAGCCGAGTACGCGGTCCGGAACGCGGTCCGGGGCGAGCGCGCGGCGGTCGAGTACCCCGGCATGGCTCACGCCATCTTCGGGTCGCCGCAGGTCGGGAGCCTCGGGAAGACCGAAGACGAACTCGACGGCGACTACTCGGTCGGCATCTTCGCGTACGACCGGACCGCGCTCGGGTCGGCGCTCGAAACCGACGGCTTCGCCAAGGCCATCGCGGCCCCCGACGGGGAGGTGCTTGGCTTCCACGTCGTCGGTCCCCACGCCTCGATGCTGATCCACGAAGTCGCCACGGGAGTCGCCGCGGGAGCGGACGCCGACCGCATCGCCGAGACCGTCCACGTCCACCCGGCGCTCTCGGAGGTCGTGCAGGGCGCGTTCCGGGAGGCGCGGGGGTTTCCGCCGACCGGTATCTGA
- a CDS encoding DUF6069 family protein has translation MATVTETIRPDARPLVRRGVLAVTLSVLANAAVLTGALALDVAPGFRALAWPPVMFLTVGGAVGAVAAYWVLSRVSETPDRHFTLLAAVLLVLSFVPDLVLLSADPAATVAGVVVLMVMHVTVAAACVGALTRRVGVSVPTDGPSVEADDE, from the coding sequence ATGGCTACAGTAACCGAGACGATCCGACCCGACGCCCGACCGCTCGTCCGACGAGGAGTCCTCGCGGTCACGCTGTCGGTGCTGGCGAACGCCGCGGTCCTGACCGGCGCGCTCGCGCTCGACGTGGCACCGGGCTTTCGCGCGCTCGCGTGGCCGCCGGTCATGTTTCTGACCGTCGGCGGCGCGGTCGGCGCGGTCGCGGCGTACTGGGTGCTGTCGCGGGTCTCCGAGACGCCGGACCGCCACTTCACGCTGCTGGCCGCCGTCCTCCTCGTACTCTCGTTCGTTCCCGACCTCGTCCTGCTGTCGGCGGACCCCGCGGCGACGGTGGCTGGCGTCGTCGTCCTGATGGTCATGCACGTCACGGTCGCCGCGGCCTGCGTCGGCGCGCTCACGCGCCGAGTCGGGGTGTCGGTCCCAACCGACGGGCCGTCGGTCGAAGCCGACGACGAGTAG
- the secY gene encoding preprotein translocase subunit SecY — translation MSWKEAAEPVLTRMPSVRRPDGHVPFKRKLGWTAGVLVLYFFLTNVYLYGVNIGGQDAFGQFRSILAGGQGTVLQLGIGPIVTASIVLQLLGGADLLGLDTDDPRDQVLYQGLQKLLVVVMIFLTGLPMVFAGGFLQVDPQVAGSLPFGQMGVKWLIFAQIAVGGILVLFMDEIISKWGVGSGIGLFIIAGVSQKLLGGLFAWPGLPGQTGLVPTWIGLITGNADAPSLLTGNGIQYLVLGGGGLLALVTTVLIFAVVVYAESVRVEIPLSHARVKGARGRFPVKLIYASVLPMILVRALQANLQFLGRILYSQLGASGMPNWLGTYSGGAPTGGLFYYLAPIQSRGQWMWWTGTVGQEPWQIIIRVLIDLTFMVIGGAIFAIFWVETTDMGPEATAKQIQNSGMQIPGFRQNTGVIEKVMERYIPQVTVIGGALVGLLAVLANMLGTIGDVSGTGLLLTVSITYKLYEEIAEEQLMEMHPMMREMFGG, via the coding sequence ATGAGTTGGAAAGAAGCGGCAGAACCAGTACTCACTCGGATGCCCTCCGTGAGGCGTCCGGACGGCCACGTTCCGTTCAAGCGCAAGCTTGGGTGGACCGCGGGCGTGTTGGTTCTGTATTTCTTCCTCACGAACGTCTACCTGTACGGGGTCAACATCGGAGGCCAAGACGCCTTCGGCCAGTTCCGCTCGATTCTGGCGGGCGGACAAGGGACAGTACTACAACTCGGTATCGGTCCGATCGTCACCGCGAGCATCGTCCTCCAACTGCTCGGCGGTGCCGACTTGCTGGGACTCGACACCGACGACCCCCGCGATCAGGTCCTCTATCAGGGCCTCCAGAAGCTGCTGGTGGTCGTGATGATCTTCCTGACCGGCCTGCCGATGGTGTTCGCTGGCGGTTTCCTACAGGTGGACCCGCAGGTCGCCGGTAGCCTGCCGTTCGGCCAGATGGGCGTCAAGTGGCTCATCTTCGCCCAAATCGCGGTCGGTGGCATCCTCGTCCTGTTCATGGACGAGATCATCAGCAAGTGGGGCGTCGGCTCCGGTATCGGGCTGTTCATCATCGCTGGCGTGAGCCAGAAGCTACTGGGCGGCCTGTTCGCGTGGCCGGGCCTCCCCGGTCAGACCGGCCTCGTCCCGACGTGGATAGGGCTGATTACCGGGAACGCGGACGCCCCGTCGCTACTCACCGGAAACGGAATTCAGTACCTCGTTCTCGGCGGCGGCGGACTCCTCGCGCTCGTCACGACGGTCCTCATCTTCGCGGTCGTCGTGTACGCCGAGAGCGTCCGGGTCGAGATTCCGCTGAGTCACGCCCGCGTCAAGGGCGCTCGCGGTCGGTTCCCTGTGAAGCTCATCTACGCCAGCGTCCTGCCGATGATTCTCGTCCGGGCGCTACAGGCCAACCTCCAGTTCCTCGGTCGCATCCTCTACAGCCAACTCGGCGCGAGCGGGATGCCCAACTGGCTCGGTACCTACTCCGGCGGCGCGCCGACGGGCGGCCTGTTCTACTACCTCGCGCCGATTCAGTCGCGCGGGCAGTGGATGTGGTGGACCGGGACGGTCGGCCAAGAGCCGTGGCAAATCATCATCCGGGTCCTCATCGACCTCACGTTCATGGTCATCGGCGGTGCCATCTTCGCCATCTTCTGGGTGGAGACCACCGACATGGGACCGGAGGCGACCGCCAAGCAGATTCAGAACTCCGGGATGCAGATTCCCGGCTTCCGCCAGAACACCGGCGTCATCGAGAAGGTCATGGAGCGGTACATCCCGCAGGTGACAGTCATCGGCGGTGCGCTCGTCGGCCTGCTCGCCGTGCTGGCGAACATGCTCGGCACTATCGGTGACGTTTCCGGGACTGGCCTACTGCTGACAGTCTCCATCACCTACAAGCTCTACGAGGAGATCGCCGAAGAGCAACTGATGGAGATGCATCCGATGATGCGCGAGATGTTCGGCGGGTAA
- a CDS encoding DUF6663 family protein, protein MSDDIWRADDPSDDGRTATEEGANTDSTRDSEGDAPSGESGRSGAETDHPATADESDDEKEYRVLATPMDGGLRLLDRQTFEPVVTADEGHDAPVGDLRPGYLVDADLDWSSPDPTVRSVSVRRPTLYVFADGADPIFEAARETWTDARAAGDSMDSRVTRNTDNEVNGVLYVFAEDPTNGTFESFRDGTRPVEPLVDRVNEGEEAAPREVFVLRPEDGEFVVVTIALAKGGQFADMLRETYDRPRPPEPLS, encoded by the coding sequence ATGAGCGACGACATCTGGCGCGCGGACGACCCGTCCGACGACGGTCGGACGGCGACCGAGGAGGGCGCGAACACCGACTCGACGCGCGACTCCGAGGGGGACGCCCCCAGCGGGGAGTCCGGCCGCTCCGGCGCGGAGACCGACCACCCCGCGACCGCCGACGAGAGCGACGACGAGAAGGAGTATCGCGTCCTCGCTACGCCGATGGACGGCGGCCTCCGACTCCTCGACCGACAGACCTTCGAGCCGGTCGTCACCGCCGACGAGGGCCACGACGCGCCGGTCGGGGACCTGCGCCCCGGCTACCTCGTGGACGCGGACCTCGACTGGTCGAGTCCCGACCCGACGGTCCGGTCGGTGTCGGTCCGCCGCCCGACGCTGTACGTCTTCGCCGACGGGGCCGACCCGATATTCGAGGCGGCCCGCGAGACGTGGACCGACGCGCGCGCCGCGGGCGACTCGATGGACAGCCGGGTCACGCGCAACACCGACAACGAGGTCAACGGCGTCCTCTACGTCTTCGCCGAGGACCCGACGAACGGCACGTTCGAGTCGTTCCGCGACGGGACGCGACCCGTCGAACCGCTCGTGGACCGAGTGAACGAAGGAGAGGAGGCGGCTCCGCGAGAGGTGTTCGTCCTCCGGCCGGAAGACGGCGAGTTCGTCGTCGTCACCATCGCGCTCGCCAAGGGCGGGCAGTTCGCCGACATGCTCCGGGAGACGTACGACCGGCCGCGGCCGCCGGAACCGCTCTCCTGA
- a CDS encoding helix-turn-helix domain-containing protein, with product MIRARFRMALPEEFWISTVSRSFPDATFRLLTGIPVEDRAMELGEIVGDEAASASEAIRSAPDVVAYDLLYADDERTLARYEATDQRLYDFLARSSLPPEFPVVVTDGRFEFDLTATRERFEAVGTALDESSFDYDLLSVVETGETDGRADREGGLTGHGDLLTDRQRECLDAALREGYFEVPRECTLADLAETLDIDKSTASEILRRGERRILGAVLLGSD from the coding sequence GTGATTCGAGCGCGGTTCCGGATGGCGCTCCCCGAGGAGTTCTGGATTTCGACGGTCTCGCGGTCGTTCCCGGACGCGACGTTCCGACTGCTCACCGGCATTCCGGTCGAGGACCGCGCGATGGAACTGGGCGAAATCGTCGGCGACGAGGCGGCGTCGGCGAGCGAGGCGATTCGGTCCGCCCCCGACGTGGTCGCGTACGACCTGCTGTACGCCGACGACGAGCGCACGCTCGCCCGGTACGAAGCGACCGACCAGCGACTCTACGACTTTCTGGCCCGGTCGTCGCTCCCGCCGGAGTTCCCGGTCGTCGTCACCGACGGGCGCTTCGAGTTCGACCTGACCGCGACCCGCGAGCGGTTCGAGGCGGTCGGCACCGCGCTGGACGAGAGTTCGTTCGACTACGACCTCCTGTCGGTGGTCGAAACGGGCGAGACGGACGGGCGGGCCGACCGCGAGGGCGGACTGACGGGCCACGGCGACCTCTTGACCGACCGCCAGCGGGAGTGTCTCGACGCCGCGCTCCGCGAGGGCTACTTCGAGGTGCCCCGCGAGTGTACGCTCGCGGACCTCGCGGAGACGTTGGACATCGACAAGTCCACCGCAAGCGAGATACTGCGCCGCGGCGAGCGCCGGATTCTCGGGGCGGTTCTCCTCGGGAGCGACTGA
- a CDS encoding DUF4188 domain-containing protein, with protein sequence MTDSSRGTLDDGRIRPERTTAEMDGEFVVFVIGMRLNRLWKVHEWLPVAAAMPRMLRELDADPDSGLLHHESLLGWRLLVSIQYWDSFEELRAYARDLDSEHVPAWASYNESNAGTGDVGIFHETYVVEADDHESVYNNMPRFGLGAAGRLRRADGEVETAGKRLGVADDDLLVGDDGRVERDR encoded by the coding sequence ATGACCGATTCGTCTCGCGGGACGCTCGACGACGGCCGAATCCGTCCCGAGCGAACGACTGCGGAGATGGACGGGGAGTTCGTCGTGTTCGTCATCGGGATGCGACTCAACCGACTCTGGAAGGTTCACGAGTGGCTCCCGGTGGCGGCCGCGATGCCCCGGATGCTCCGGGAACTCGACGCCGACCCCGACTCCGGTCTCCTGCACCACGAGAGCCTGCTGGGGTGGCGACTCCTCGTCTCGATTCAGTACTGGGACTCCTTCGAGGAGCTTCGAGCCTACGCGCGGGACCTCGACAGCGAACACGTCCCGGCGTGGGCGTCGTACAACGAGTCGAACGCCGGAACCGGCGACGTGGGCATCTTCCACGAGACGTACGTGGTCGAGGCCGACGACCACGAGAGCGTCTACAACAACATGCCCCGGTTCGGTCTCGGGGCGGCCGGACGGCTCCGCCGGGCCGACGGCGAGGTCGAAACCGCGGGCAAGCGACTCGGGGTGGCCGACGACGACCTGCTGGTCGGCGACGACGGGCGCGTCGAGCGCGACCGATAG
- a CDS encoding HAD family hydrolase: protein MTYDTVVFDNDGVLVGRTSFDVLRDATLKTFEKFDVTDPDPDHVDDMTVGATPSRVDEICTEYGLTPTTFWKALDSTSSRAQQMEAREGRKTPYEDIHTLADLDASMGIVSSNQQETVDFLIDHFEVGHMFDTAYGREATIESLDRRKPNSHYIDRALADLDADSALFVGDNESDIRAAENAGIDSAFIRRPHRTNWELNVWPTWDIECLDDLHRICSA from the coding sequence ATGACGTACGATACCGTCGTCTTCGACAACGACGGTGTCCTCGTCGGTCGCACGAGCTTCGACGTTCTCAGGGACGCGACCCTGAAGACGTTCGAGAAGTTCGACGTGACCGACCCGGACCCCGACCACGTGGACGACATGACAGTTGGGGCGACTCCCAGCCGTGTGGACGAGATCTGCACCGAGTACGGTCTCACGCCGACGACGTTCTGGAAAGCCCTCGACAGTACCTCCTCGCGCGCCCAACAGATGGAGGCCCGCGAGGGGCGCAAGACGCCCTACGAAGACATTCACACCCTCGCCGACTTGGACGCCTCGATGGGTATCGTCTCCTCGAACCAGCAGGAGACGGTGGACTTCCTCATCGACCACTTCGAGGTCGGCCACATGTTCGACACCGCGTACGGCCGCGAGGCGACAATCGAGAGCCTCGACCGGCGCAAACCGAACTCCCACTACATCGACCGCGCGCTGGCGGACTTGGACGCCGACTCGGCGCTGTTCGTCGGCGACAACGAGTCCGACATCCGGGCCGCCGAGAACGCGGGCATCGACTCGGCGTTCATCCGGCGACCCCACCGCACGAACTGGGAGTTGAACGTCTGGCCGACGTGGGACATCGAGTGTCTCGACGACCTCCACCGCATCTGTAGCGCCTGA
- a CDS encoding uL15m family ribosomal protein — MTDKKRRQRGSRTHGGGSHKNRRGAGHRGGRGRAGRAKHEFHNYEPLGKHGFSRPDKVKDEVLTVTVQKLDEDAALLAADGDAEETDFGYRLDARDVVEDGWDADAVKVLGDGQVRNQLEVTADAFSASAVELIEEEGGDALLSDRAEEADEEQDADDADDE; from the coding sequence ATGACGGACAAGAAACGACGACAGCGCGGCTCCCGCACGCACGGCGGCGGTAGTCACAAGAATCGGCGCGGTGCCGGTCACCGCGGCGGACGCGGACGCGCGGGTCGCGCCAAACACGAGTTCCACAACTACGAACCGCTCGGCAAGCACGGCTTCTCCCGGCCGGACAAGGTCAAAGACGAGGTTCTGACCGTCACCGTCCAGAAGTTGGACGAGGACGCGGCCCTGCTGGCCGCCGACGGCGACGCCGAGGAGACCGACTTCGGCTACCGCCTCGACGCCCGCGACGTGGTCGAGGACGGCTGGGACGCCGACGCCGTGAAGGTGCTGGGCGACGGACAGGTCCGCAACCAGCTCGAAGTCACCGCCGACGCCTTCTCCGCGAGCGCGGTCGAACTCATCGAGGAGGAAGGCGGCGACGCCCTCCTCAGCGACCGCGCCGAGGAAGCCGACGAAGAGCAGGACGCAGACGACGCCGACGACGAGTAG
- the rpmD gene encoding 50S ribosomal protein L30 has protein sequence MKAVVQIRGEVDMTGSTQDTLEMLNLHRVNHCTLVPDTDAYRGMVSKVNDYTAYGEPSQDVLETVLEKRAEPEEGDAQIDDEWVADETDYDDVSDLASALLDEETTLREQGLSPVLRLHPPRGGHDGIKHPTKEGGQLGKHDTDQIDSLLKAMR, from the coding sequence ATGAAGGCAGTCGTTCAGATTCGCGGCGAGGTAGACATGACCGGCTCGACGCAGGACACGCTGGAGATGCTGAACCTGCACCGCGTCAACCACTGCACGCTCGTCCCGGACACCGACGCCTACCGCGGCATGGTCTCGAAGGTCAACGACTACACCGCGTACGGCGAGCCCAGCCAAGACGTGCTGGAGACCGTCCTCGAAAAGCGCGCCGAACCCGAGGAGGGCGACGCCCAAATCGACGACGAGTGGGTCGCCGACGAGACCGACTACGACGACGTGAGCGACCTCGCGAGTGCGCTGCTGGACGAGGAGACGACGCTGCGCGAGCAGGGTCTCTCCCCGGTCCTCCGGCTGCACCCGCCGCGGGGCGGTCACGACGGCATCAAGCACCCGACCAAGGAGGGCGGGCAGCTCGGCAAGCACGACACCGACCAAATCGACTCGCTCCTGAAGGCGATGCGATAA
- a CDS encoding 30S ribosomal protein S5 yields the protein MCANHDGWEPQTRLGRKVAEGDIDTMEDALNSGLPLKEPELVDQLLPGLEDEVLDINMVQRMTDSGRRVKFRCVVAIGNRDGYVGYAEGRDDQVGGAIQKAIDIAKLNMIQVNRGAGSWEDRSERPHSLARRTKGKAGSVEVELIPAPTGLGLAATDTVRKILELGGVENAWTKSHGNTRTTLNLAKATYNALENAAESRGPRGRTDYSEEVAE from the coding sequence ATGTGTGCTAACCACGACGGCTGGGAACCCCAGACCCGTCTCGGCCGAAAAGTCGCCGAGGGCGACATCGACACGATGGAGGACGCCCTCAACTCCGGACTCCCGCTGAAGGAGCCGGAACTGGTCGACCAGCTCCTGCCGGGACTGGAGGACGAGGTGCTGGACATCAACATGGTCCAGCGCATGACCGACTCCGGTCGCCGCGTGAAGTTCCGCTGTGTCGTCGCCATCGGCAACCGCGACGGCTACGTCGGCTACGCCGAAGGCCGCGACGATCAGGTCGGCGGTGCCATCCAGAAGGCCATCGACATCGCGAAGCTGAACATGATTCAGGTCAACCGCGGCGCGGGGTCGTGGGAGGACCGAAGCGAACGACCCCACTCGCTGGCACGCCGGACGAAAGGTAAGGCTGGCAGCGTCGAGGTCGAACTGATTCCGGCCCCGACCGGCCTCGGTCTCGCCGCGACCGACACCGTCCGTAAGATTCTCGAACTGGGCGGCGTCGAGAACGCGTGGACCAAGAGCCACGGCAACACCCGGACGACGCTCAACCTCGCGAAGGCGACCTACAACGCCTTGGAGAACGCCGCCGAATCCCGCGGCCCGCGCGGCCGCACCGACTACAGCGAGGAGGTGGCCGAGTGA
- a CDS encoding 50S ribosomal protein L18, with the protein MATGPRYTVPMRRRREVRTDYHQRLRLLKSGKPRLVARKSNKHVRAQLVTMGPDGDETVVSAYSGDLEEYGWEAPTGNLPSAYLTGLLAGKRALDAGYEEAVLDIGLNTATPGGKVFAVQEGAIDAGLEIPHNDSVLADWPRNRGEHIAEYAEQLDEPLYSGDFDATELPEHFDEVRETLMED; encoded by the coding sequence ATGGCAACAGGACCACGATACACGGTGCCGATGCGCCGTCGCCGCGAGGTCCGGACTGACTACCATCAAAGGTTGCGCCTGCTGAAATCGGGCAAGCCCCGGCTGGTCGCTCGCAAGAGCAACAAGCACGTCAGGGCGCAGCTGGTCACGATGGGTCCCGACGGCGACGAGACGGTCGTGAGTGCGTACTCCGGCGACCTCGAAGAGTACGGCTGGGAAGCCCCCACGGGCAACCTCCCCAGCGCGTACTTGACGGGGCTGCTGGCCGGAAAGCGCGCACTCGACGCCGGATACGAGGAGGCCGTCCTCGACATCGGGCTCAACACCGCGACCCCCGGCGGCAAAGTGTTCGCAGTACAGGAAGGCGCAATCGACGCTGGCCTCGAAATCCCTCACAACGACAGCGTGCTGGCCGACTGGCCGCGCAACCGCGGCGAGCACATCGCCGAGTACGCCGAGCAGTTGGACGAACCGCTGTACAGCGGGGACTTCGACGCCACCGAACTACCCGAGCACTTCGACGAAGTGCGAGAGACGCTTATGGAGGACTAA
- a CDS encoding 50S ribosomal protein L19e, producing the protein MSDLSAQKRLASDVLDVGENRVWFDPEAQGAIAEAITREDIRELVDEGSIKAKDTKGNSRGRARKRKAKRDYGHQTGAGTRKGKSGGRQQQKEQWQQTIRAQRTKLRELRAEGEITQSQYRDLYDKAKGGEFRSVQYLLNYIESNY; encoded by the coding sequence ATGAGCGACCTGAGCGCACAGAAGCGACTCGCCTCGGACGTTCTCGACGTGGGCGAGAACCGCGTCTGGTTCGACCCCGAAGCGCAGGGAGCCATCGCGGAGGCGATTACCCGCGAAGACATCCGCGAACTCGTCGACGAGGGGTCCATCAAAGCGAAAGACACGAAGGGCAACTCGCGTGGCCGCGCCCGCAAGCGCAAGGCCAAACGCGACTACGGTCACCAGACCGGCGCTGGCACCCGCAAAGGGAAGTCCGGCGGTCGCCAGCAGCAGAAAGAACAGTGGCAGCAGACGATCCGCGCGCAGCGAACGAAGCTCCGCGAACTCCGCGCCGAAGGCGAAATCACGCAGTCGCAGTACCGCGACCTGTACGACAAAGCCAAGGGCGGGGAGTTCCGCAGCGTCCAGTACCTGCTCAACTACATCGAGAGTAACTACTAA